The proteins below come from a single Takifugu flavidus isolate HTHZ2018 chromosome 6, ASM371156v2, whole genome shotgun sequence genomic window:
- the kif16ba gene encoding kinesin-like protein KIF16B isoform X6, which translates to MEAGNINRTTASTGMNDVSSRSHAIFTINFTQAKFDAEMPSETVSKIHLVDLAGSERADATGATGVRLKEGGNINKSLVTLGNVISSLADMSSDGVNSNQKKSVFVPYRDSVLTWLLKDSLGGNSKTIMIATISPADVNYGETLSTLRYANRAKNIINKPTINEDSNVRLIRELRAEIARLKALLVQGNQIALLDSPTALSMEEKLHQNEARVLELTKEWTNKWNETQNILKEETLALRKEGIGVVLDSELPHLIGIDDDLLSTGIILYHLKEGRTYVGREDASTEQDIVLHGLDLESEHCMFENKNGTVTLAPFSGAQCSVNGVLVTEPSQLNQGAVILLGRTNMFRFNHPKEAAKLREKRKSGLLSSFSLSMTDLSQSCENLSTVMLYNPGKHHEDRKPIRTCQPGHSSKMSSRICLFSGKGSFLLRLEFERQQREELEKLEFKRRLIKEMEAKHQSEKADLERLQQEVESQRKESEQVQQRILRQEESLRRRSQDIESRLRDFLAEKERFEKERCLEILGPRLQQHHWQQEGKVDEEQRRWQDATEQTEIYRELERLKREREEQKLHLEAQHRRLEEQEREQLSLVGRLEEQLREKHEEASTLLIRDNAHRLEEEHQALAEIREALLRAKEAGERLGPQDGSKLAKSAQDRYSNFKEAQVKELGQLEMELLQQRERLEKEAGVERNTLLLLNCSLRERQQQDREETQGVAALCLEEQLLKQAEHKLQFKERQLSRIVGLLPALTEEKQRAMETLERSGGVDSGNPPGLNNTLYQVEKELEDQEEKLKLHRHSAQQLQQLQETYEFTANVARQEEKVRRKEKEILESKEKQQREAMEQAVARLERRHSALRRSISLEPEDEELRQRSCRNLKTSTELDQQRVEQEIQKLKRRISEGEETRSHSGGSDEKISPVHLHSLSPLLPPLSDDSRIKAYIEEEVQRRLRNINLMNGCSSTLDPSMSCQSLGDEEKLLNLNPRRHKYEHLISRSLGTSATLWEPVRISVPRYFLRGQGKDEHFEFEVKITVHNDTWTVFRRYSRFREMHRSLKLKYPELAALEFPPKKLFGNRDERMVAERRNHLERYLRNLFQVMLLSSDSPLRPDGGLQLTKWDVCEFSPFFRKGVFENSSHGTG; encoded by the exons ATGGAGGCAGGAAACATCAACCGCACTACAGCCAGCACTGGCATGAACGACGTCAGCAGCCGCTCACACGCCATCTTTACCATCAACTTCACACAG GCTAAGTTTGACGCCGAGATGCCGAGCGAGACAGTCAGTAAGATCCACCTGGTTGATCTGGCCGGCAGCGAGCGAGCCGACGCCACAGGAGCCACAGGCGTCCGCCTGAAGGAGGGCGGGAACATCAACAAGTCGCTGGTCACCCTGGGCAACGTCATCTCATCGCTGG CTGACATGTCATCAGATGGCGTCAACTCCAATCAGAAGAAGTCAGTGTTTGTTCCGTACAGAGACTCAGTGCTGACGTGGCTGCTGAAGGACAGTTTGGGGGGCAACTCCAAGACCATCATGATTGCCA CCATTTCCCCTGCTGACGTGAACTATGGTGAGACGCTCAGCACTCTTCGCTACGCCAATCGAGCCAAGAACATCATTAACAAGCCCACGATCAACGAGGACAGCAATGTCCGCTTAATCCGAGAGCTTCGGGCTGAAATCGCCAGGCTGAAGGCTCTGCTAGTTCAGGGCAACCAG attGCTCTTCTGGATTCACCCACGGCTCTGAGCATGGAAGAGAAACTGCACCAGAACGAAGCCAGA gttctggagctgacCAAAGAGTGGACTAACAAGTGGAATGAGACGCAGAACATCCTGAAG GAGGAGACGCTGGCTCTGAGGAAAGAGGGGATCGGCGTGGTGCTGGACTCAGAGCTGCCACACCTCATCGGAATCGATGATGACCTACTGAGCACCGGCATCATCCTGTATCACTTAAAG GAAGGACGGACGTATGTGGGCAGAGAGGACGCATCCACGGAACAGGACATTg TCCTGCACGGTCTGGATCTGGAGAGCGAACACTGCATGTTTGAGAACAAGAATGGGACGGTGACGCTGGCGCCCTTCAGCGGCGCTCAGTGTTCAGTCAACGGGGTTCTGGTGACCGAACCGTCACAGCTCAACCAAG GTGCCGTCATTTTACTGGGCAGAACCAACATGTTTCGCTTCAACCATCCCAAGGAAGCAGCAAAACTGCGGGAGAAACGGAAG AGCggtctcctgtcctccttcagcCTGTCCATGACCGACCTGTCCCAGTCCTGCGAGAACCTGTCCACAGTCATGCTCTACAACCCCGG CAAGCATCATGAGGACAGGAAACCAATCAGGACATGTCAGCCAGGTCACTCTTCAAAGATGTCCTCACGCATCTG TCTCTTCAGTGGGAAaggctccttcctcctcag gctggAGTTTGAGAGGCAGCAGCGtgaagagctggagaagctggagtTCAAAAG GAGGCTCATTAAGGAGATGGAGGCCAAACATCAGAGTGAAAAGGCAGATCTGGAGCGCCTCCAGCAGGAGGTTGAGAGTCAGCGAAAGGAGTctgagcaggtgcagcagcgTATCCTACGTCAGGAAGAGAGCCTCCGCCGCCGCAGTCAGGATATCGAGAGTCGCCTTCGAGACTTCCTGGCTGAGAAGGAGCGCTTTGAGAAAGAGCGCTGCCTGGAGATTCTGGGGCCTAGGCTCCAACAGCATCACTGGCAGCAAGAGGGGAAGGTGGACGAGGAGCAGCGGCGGTGGCAGGACGccacagagcagacagagaTCTACCGAGAGCTGGAGAGACTGAAGCGGGAACGCGAGGAGCAAAAGCTCCATCTGGAGGCTCAACACCGTCgtctggaggagcaggaacgaGAGCAGCTGAGCCTGGTGGGTCGACTAGAAGAGCAGCTGAGGGAGAAACACGAGGAGGCCTCCACGCTGCTCATCCGTGACAATGCCCACCGCCTAGAGGAGGAGCACCAGGCCCTGGCTGAGATAAGAGAGGCACTCCTCCGTGCCAAAGAAGCCGGAGAACGCCTTGGTCCACAGGATGGCAGTAAGTTGGCCAAAAGTGCCCAGGATCGATACTCCAACTTTAAGGAGGCGCAGGTGAAGGAGCTGGGTcagctggagatggagctgctgcagcagagggagcgCCTGGAGAAGGAGGCAGGCGTGGAGCGTAacacgctgctgctcctcaactGCAGTCTTAGAGAACGACAGCAGCAGGACCGCGAGGAGACACAGGGCGTGGCTGCTCtctgcctggaggagcagctgctcaaaCAGGCTGAGCACAAGCTGCAGTTCAAAGAGCGTCAGCTGAGCCGCATTGTGGGCCTCTTGCCTGCATTaacagaggagaagcagagagcCATGGAGACACTGGAGCGCAGTGGTGGCGTGGATAGTGGCAACCCGCCAGGCCTGAACAACACACTCTACCAGGTAGAGAAAGAGCTGGAAGAccaagaggagaagctgaagctccACCGGCACAgcgcccagcagctccagcagcttcaggagacCTATGAGTTTACAGCCAATGTGGCACGTCAAGAGGAgaaagtgaggaggaaggagaaggagatcCTGGAGTcaaaggagaagcagcagagagaggccATGGAACAGGCAGTGGCCCGGCTGGAGCGGAGGCACTCGGCCCTGAGACGCAGCATCTCCCTGGAGCCTGAAGATGAAGAGTTGagacagaggagctgcagaaaccTGAAGACAAGCACAGAGCTGgaccagcagag AGTGGAGCAGGAGATCCAGAAGCTAAAGCGTAGGATCAGTGAAGGTGAAGAGACCAGGAGCCATTCTGGTGGTTCCGATGAGAAAATTAGTCCAGTCCACCTCCACAGTCTCAGTCCACTGCTGCCCCCTCTGTCAGATGACAG CAGGATTAAGGCATACATCGAAGAGGAAGTCCAGCGGCGGCTGAGGAACATCAATCTTATGAATGGTTGCAGCAGCACCTTGGATCCATCTATGTCCTGTCAATCACTCGGG gaCGAGGAAAAATTACTAAACTTGAATCCAAGAAGACACAAATATGAG CACCTGATATCTCGTTCTCTGGGGACGAGCGCCACCCTTTGGGAGCCGGTCAGAATCAGCGTTCCTCGTTATTTCCTCCGCGGGCAGGGGAAGGATGAGCATTTTGAGTTTGAAGTGAAG ATCACAGTTCACAATGACACCTGGACAGTGTTCAGGCGCTACAGCCGCTTCAGAGAGATGCACAGGAGTCTGAAGCTGAAGTATCCTGAG CTGGCAGCTCTGGAATTTCCTCCAAAGAAACTGTTTGGAAACAGAGATGAACGGATGGTTGCGGAGCGCCGAAACCACCTGGAG CGGTACCTGAGGAACCTGTTCCAGGTGATGCTGTTATCCTCAGACTCGCCTCTCAGACCTgatggtggcctccagctcaccAAATGGGATGTGTGTGAGTTCTCGCCATTCTTTAGGAAGGGCGTGTTTGAGAACAGCAGCCACGGTACCGGCTGA
- the kif16ba gene encoding kinesin-like protein KIF16B isoform X5, whose translation MASVRVAVRVRPMNRREKDLTATSIVKMEGNKTSITNMKSLESITGESMRDRVKTFTYDFSYDSSDCKISAFVSQEKVFKDLGLDVLKAAFEGYNACVFAYGQTGSGKSYTMMGVPGDAGLIPRFCEGLFGRIAEATRWDAASFRTEVSYLEIYNERVRDLLRRKSTQTYNLRVREHPKDGPYVEDLSKHLVQNYSDVEDLMEAGNINRTTASTGMNDVSSRSHAIFTINFTQAKFDAEMPSETVSKIHLVDLAGSERADATGATGVRLKEGGNINKSLVTLGNVISSLADMSSDGVNSNQKKSVFVPYRDSVLTWLLKDSLGGNSKTIMIATISPADVNYGETLSTLRYANRAKNIINKPTINEDSNVRLIRELRAEIARLKALLVQGNQIALLDSPTALSMEEKLHQNEARVLELTKEWTNKWNETQNILKEETLALRKEGIGVVLDSELPHLIGIDDDLLSTGIILYHLKEGRTYVGREDASTEQDIVLHGLDLESEHCMFENKNGTVTLAPFSGAQCSVNGVLVTEPSQLNQGAVILLGRTNMFRFNHPKEAAKLREKRKSGLLSSFSLSMTDLSQSCENLSTVMLYNPGLEFERQQREELEKLEFKRRLIKEMEAKHQSEKADLERLQQEVESQRKESEQVQQRILRQEESLRRRSQDIESRLRDFLAEKERFEKERCLEILGPRLQQHHWQQEGKVDEEQRRWQDATEQTEIYRELERLKREREEQKLHLEAQHRRLEEQEREQLSLVGRLEEQLREKHEEASTLLIRDNAHRLEEEHQALAEIREALLRAKEAGERLGPQDGSKLAKSAQDRYSNFKEAQVKELGQLEMELLQQRERLEKEAGVERNTLLLLNCSLRERQQQDREETQGVAALCLEEQLLKQAEHKLQFKERQLSRIVGLLPALTEEKQRAMETLERSGGVDSGNPPGLNNTLYQVEKELEDQEEKLKLHRHSAQQLQQLQETYEFTANVARQEEKVRRKEKEILESKEKQQREAMEQAVARLERRHSALRRSISLEPEDEELRQRSCRNLKTSTELDQQRVEQEIQKLKRRISEGEETRSHSGGSDEKISPVHLHSLSPLLPPLSDDSRIKAYIEEEVQRRLRNINLMNGCSSTLDPSMSCQSLGDEEKLLNLNPRRHKYEHLISRSLGTSATLWEPVRISVPRYFLRGQGKDEHFEFEVKITVHNDTWTVFRRYSRFREMHRSLKLKYPELAALEFPPKKLFGNRDERMVAERRNHLERYLRNLFQVMLLSSDSPLRPDGGLQLTKWDVCEFSPFFRKGVFENSSHGTG comes from the exons ATGGCTTCGGTCCGGGTGGCTGTCCGGGTCAGACCCATGAACAGGCG gGAAAAGGATCTGACTGCCACATCCATTGTCAAGATGGAGGGAAACAAAACCTCCATCACCAACATGAAG AGCCTTGAGAGTATCACGGGCgagtccatgagagacagagTCAAAACCTTCACATACGACTTCTCCTACGATTCCTCGGACTGTAAGATCTCTGCCTTCGTCTCGCAGGAGAAG GTTTTCAAAGATTTGGGTTTGGATGTGCTGAAGGCGGCATTTGAGGGGTACAATGCCTGTGTGTTTGCCTATGGCCAGACCGGCTCTGGGAAGTCCTACACCATGATGGGTGTTCCG GGTGATGCTGGTCTTATTCCGAGGTTCTGCGAAGGTCTGTTCGGCCGAATTGCTGAGGCCACTCGATGGGACGCAGCTTCGTTTCGTACTGAAGTGAG TTACCTGGAGATCTACAATGAGAGGGTGAGGGATCTACTGAGGAGGAAATCCACACAGACATACAATCTTCGGGTTCGTGAACATCCCAAAGATGGACCGTATGTGGAAG ATTTGTCCAAACATCTGGTCCAGAACTACAGCGATGTGGAAGATCTGATGGAGGCAGGAAACATCAACCGCACTACAGCCAGCACTGGCATGAACGACGTCAGCAGCCGCTCACACGCCATCTTTACCATCAACTTCACACAG GCTAAGTTTGACGCCGAGATGCCGAGCGAGACAGTCAGTAAGATCCACCTGGTTGATCTGGCCGGCAGCGAGCGAGCCGACGCCACAGGAGCCACAGGCGTCCGCCTGAAGGAGGGCGGGAACATCAACAAGTCGCTGGTCACCCTGGGCAACGTCATCTCATCGCTGG CTGACATGTCATCAGATGGCGTCAACTCCAATCAGAAGAAGTCAGTGTTTGTTCCGTACAGAGACTCAGTGCTGACGTGGCTGCTGAAGGACAGTTTGGGGGGCAACTCCAAGACCATCATGATTGCCA CCATTTCCCCTGCTGACGTGAACTATGGTGAGACGCTCAGCACTCTTCGCTACGCCAATCGAGCCAAGAACATCATTAACAAGCCCACGATCAACGAGGACAGCAATGTCCGCTTAATCCGAGAGCTTCGGGCTGAAATCGCCAGGCTGAAGGCTCTGCTAGTTCAGGGCAACCAG attGCTCTTCTGGATTCACCCACGGCTCTGAGCATGGAAGAGAAACTGCACCAGAACGAAGCCAGA gttctggagctgacCAAAGAGTGGACTAACAAGTGGAATGAGACGCAGAACATCCTGAAG GAGGAGACGCTGGCTCTGAGGAAAGAGGGGATCGGCGTGGTGCTGGACTCAGAGCTGCCACACCTCATCGGAATCGATGATGACCTACTGAGCACCGGCATCATCCTGTATCACTTAAAG GAAGGACGGACGTATGTGGGCAGAGAGGACGCATCCACGGAACAGGACATTg TCCTGCACGGTCTGGATCTGGAGAGCGAACACTGCATGTTTGAGAACAAGAATGGGACGGTGACGCTGGCGCCCTTCAGCGGCGCTCAGTGTTCAGTCAACGGGGTTCTGGTGACCGAACCGTCACAGCTCAACCAAG GTGCCGTCATTTTACTGGGCAGAACCAACATGTTTCGCTTCAACCATCCCAAGGAAGCAGCAAAACTGCGGGAGAAACGGAAG AGCggtctcctgtcctccttcagcCTGTCCATGACCGACCTGTCCCAGTCCTGCGAGAACCTGTCCACAGTCATGCTCTACAACCCCGG gctggAGTTTGAGAGGCAGCAGCGtgaagagctggagaagctggagtTCAAAAG GAGGCTCATTAAGGAGATGGAGGCCAAACATCAGAGTGAAAAGGCAGATCTGGAGCGCCTCCAGCAGGAGGTTGAGAGTCAGCGAAAGGAGTctgagcaggtgcagcagcgTATCCTACGTCAGGAAGAGAGCCTCCGCCGCCGCAGTCAGGATATCGAGAGTCGCCTTCGAGACTTCCTGGCTGAGAAGGAGCGCTTTGAGAAAGAGCGCTGCCTGGAGATTCTGGGGCCTAGGCTCCAACAGCATCACTGGCAGCAAGAGGGGAAGGTGGACGAGGAGCAGCGGCGGTGGCAGGACGccacagagcagacagagaTCTACCGAGAGCTGGAGAGACTGAAGCGGGAACGCGAGGAGCAAAAGCTCCATCTGGAGGCTCAACACCGTCgtctggaggagcaggaacgaGAGCAGCTGAGCCTGGTGGGTCGACTAGAAGAGCAGCTGAGGGAGAAACACGAGGAGGCCTCCACGCTGCTCATCCGTGACAATGCCCACCGCCTAGAGGAGGAGCACCAGGCCCTGGCTGAGATAAGAGAGGCACTCCTCCGTGCCAAAGAAGCCGGAGAACGCCTTGGTCCACAGGATGGCAGTAAGTTGGCCAAAAGTGCCCAGGATCGATACTCCAACTTTAAGGAGGCGCAGGTGAAGGAGCTGGGTcagctggagatggagctgctgcagcagagggagcgCCTGGAGAAGGAGGCAGGCGTGGAGCGTAacacgctgctgctcctcaactGCAGTCTTAGAGAACGACAGCAGCAGGACCGCGAGGAGACACAGGGCGTGGCTGCTCtctgcctggaggagcagctgctcaaaCAGGCTGAGCACAAGCTGCAGTTCAAAGAGCGTCAGCTGAGCCGCATTGTGGGCCTCTTGCCTGCATTaacagaggagaagcagagagcCATGGAGACACTGGAGCGCAGTGGTGGCGTGGATAGTGGCAACCCGCCAGGCCTGAACAACACACTCTACCAGGTAGAGAAAGAGCTGGAAGAccaagaggagaagctgaagctccACCGGCACAgcgcccagcagctccagcagcttcaggagacCTATGAGTTTACAGCCAATGTGGCACGTCAAGAGGAgaaagtgaggaggaaggagaaggagatcCTGGAGTcaaaggagaagcagcagagagaggccATGGAACAGGCAGTGGCCCGGCTGGAGCGGAGGCACTCGGCCCTGAGACGCAGCATCTCCCTGGAGCCTGAAGATGAAGAGTTGagacagaggagctgcagaaaccTGAAGACAAGCACAGAGCTGgaccagcagag AGTGGAGCAGGAGATCCAGAAGCTAAAGCGTAGGATCAGTGAAGGTGAAGAGACCAGGAGCCATTCTGGTGGTTCCGATGAGAAAATTAGTCCAGTCCACCTCCACAGTCTCAGTCCACTGCTGCCCCCTCTGTCAGATGACAG CAGGATTAAGGCATACATCGAAGAGGAAGTCCAGCGGCGGCTGAGGAACATCAATCTTATGAATGGTTGCAGCAGCACCTTGGATCCATCTATGTCCTGTCAATCACTCGGG gaCGAGGAAAAATTACTAAACTTGAATCCAAGAAGACACAAATATGAG CACCTGATATCTCGTTCTCTGGGGACGAGCGCCACCCTTTGGGAGCCGGTCAGAATCAGCGTTCCTCGTTATTTCCTCCGCGGGCAGGGGAAGGATGAGCATTTTGAGTTTGAAGTGAAG ATCACAGTTCACAATGACACCTGGACAGTGTTCAGGCGCTACAGCCGCTTCAGAGAGATGCACAGGAGTCTGAAGCTGAAGTATCCTGAG CTGGCAGCTCTGGAATTTCCTCCAAAGAAACTGTTTGGAAACAGAGATGAACGGATGGTTGCGGAGCGCCGAAACCACCTGGAG CGGTACCTGAGGAACCTGTTCCAGGTGATGCTGTTATCCTCAGACTCGCCTCTCAGACCTgatggtggcctccagctcaccAAATGGGATGTGTGTGAGTTCTCGCCATTCTTTAGGAAGGGCGTGTTTGAGAACAGCAGCCACGGTACCGGCTGA